A stretch of Panthera tigris isolate Pti1 chromosome E2, P.tigris_Pti1_mat1.1, whole genome shotgun sequence DNA encodes these proteins:
- the LOC102972546 gene encoding galectin-7 isoform X2 — protein MGKDPFLCAKRQGHGPGWMVAPWGPSVLGGSSLTVFRILSSTEGAGGGLGTLSPSSHTHHHACHPSVPAMAGSSNVPHKTSLPEGIRVGTVMRIRGVVPEKAGRFYVNLLCGEGPGGEAALHFNPRLDESTVVFNSLEQGTWGREERGSGIPFQHGQPFDVLLIATEEGFKAVVGDSEYHHFRYRIPPARVRLLEVGGDLQLQSVKIF, from the exons atgggcaaagacccTTTCCTCTGTGCCAAGCGGCAGGGACATGGCCCGGGATGGATGGTGGCCCCCTGGGGGCCCTCTGTCCTTGGCGGTTCGTCCTTAACTGTCTTCAGGATTCTTAGCTCAACGGAGGGGGCAGGCGGTGGACTGGGAACCCTCA GTCCCAGCAGCCATACCCACCACCACGCCTGTCACCCCAGCGTCCCAGCCATGGCGGGAAGCTCT AACGTGCCCCACAAGACGTCGCTGCCCGAGGGCATCCGCGTGGGCACCGTGATGAGGATTCGCGGCGTCGTCCCGGAAAAGGCCGGCAG GTTCTATGTGAACCTGCTGTGCGGcgaggggccgggcggggaggctGCCCTCCATTTCAACCCGCGGCTGGACGAGTCCACGGTGGTCTTCAACAGCCtggagcagggcacctggggccGGGAGGAGCGCGGCTCAGGCATTCCCTTCCAGCATGGGCAGCCCTTCGACGTGCTCCTCATCGCCACCGAAGAAGGGTTCAAG GCGGTGGTCGGCGACTCGGAGTACCACCACTTCCGCTACCGGATCCCGCCGGCGCGCGTGCGCCTCCTGGAGGTGGGCGGGGACCTGCAGCTGCAGTCGGTGAAGATCTTCTGA
- the LOC102972546 gene encoding uncharacterized protein LOC102972546 isoform X1 — MGKDPFLCAKRQGHGPGWMVAPWGPSVLGGSSLTVFRILSSTEGAGGGLGTLSPSSHTHHHACHPSVPAMAGSSNVPHKTSLPEGIRVGTVMRIRGVVPEKAGRDPGLPEPSQGSHLESYGSQSECQEPWKEVLRSGGALGPWEAEAVGRRTSGSGKGRLPGNLRCLQTCGPVVLCPALWQRGCPRNREHPGRQRRDSTANVRGFGNEGHPGP; from the exons atgggcaaagacccTTTCCTCTGTGCCAAGCGGCAGGGACATGGCCCGGGATGGATGGTGGCCCCCTGGGGGCCCTCTGTCCTTGGCGGTTCGTCCTTAACTGTCTTCAGGATTCTTAGCTCAACGGAGGGGGCAGGCGGTGGACTGGGAACCCTCA GTCCCAGCAGCCATACCCACCACCACGCCTGTCACCCCAGCGTCCCAGCCATGGCGGGAAGCTCT AACGTGCCCCACAAGACGTCGCTGCCCGAGGGCATCCGCGTGGGCACCGTGATGAGGATTCGCGGCGTCGTCCCGGAAAAGGCCGGCAG GGATCCGGGGCTTCCAGAGCCATCCCAGGGCTCCCATCTAGAGTCCTATGGCTCCCAGTCTGAATGCCAGGAACCCTGGAAAGAAGTCCTGCGATCTGGAGGTGCCCTGGGCCCCTGGGAGGCCGAAGCGGTCGGTCGTAGGACTTCCGGGTCTGGGAAGGGCAGGCTTCCTGGGAATCTGCGGTGCCTGCAAACGTGCGGGCCCGTGGTGCTGTGCCCAGCCCTCTGGCAACGGGGATGCCCTAGGAACAGAGAGCACCCTGGCCGTCAGCGTCGTGACTCCACGGCAAACGTTAGAGGCTTTGGAAATGAGGGGCACCCGGGGCCATAG